Proteins encoded within one genomic window of Synechococcus sp. PCC 7335:
- the gcvH gene encoding glycine cleavage system protein GcvH — protein sequence MAFDYPDDLQYLDSHEYARVDEEDNTVTIGISAFAVDQMGDVVFLELPDIGDTVEHGENFGTIESVKAVEDLKSPVDGAVIDRNEALIESPEEIANDPYGSSWLIKVQADDLSALDDAMSAEEYKQQVEGE from the coding sequence ATGGCATTTGATTATCCAGACGACCTACAGTATCTAGATAGCCACGAGTACGCCCGTGTCGATGAAGAAGACAATACGGTGACAATTGGCATCTCGGCATTTGCGGTAGATCAAATGGGTGATGTGGTCTTTTTAGAGCTGCCGGATATTGGTGACACGGTTGAGCACGGCGAAAACTTTGGCACGATCGAATCTGTCAAAGCAGTTGAAGATCTAAAGTCACCTGTTGATGGTGCAGTAATCGATCGCAACGAAGCGCTAATTGAGTCTCCTGAAGAAATTGCGAATGATCCCTACGGTTCATCTTGGCTAATCAAAGTGCAAGCGGACGATCTTTCTGCGCTAGATGACGCTATGTCAGCAGAAGAGTACAAACAGCAAGTAGAAGGTGAGTAG
- the gcvP gene encoding aminomethyl-transferring glycine dehydrogenase produces the protein MSYDLTTSTEEVIASDSVLTAPPTTKERPSWIQSIGTDRFDSRHLGPTDSEIEQMLKVLGTETVDALINAAVPAGIRLNQPLKVGTALSETEALKKIAEIAAQNQVYRSYIGLGYHACVTPPVIQRNILENPGWYTQYTPYQPEISQGRLEALLNYQTMVTDLTGLEIANASLLDEGTAAAEAMSMSFGVCKNKQAIAAKQFWVSAACHPQTIEVIRTRAQPLGITVVIGDHTQPIAADEPYFGMLLQYPATDGAIYDYTEFIEQAHQTGAIITVAADLLSLTLLRAPGEFGADIAVGNTQRFGVPLGYGGPHAAYFATKQAYARKLPGRLVGLSKDSKGRPALRLALQTREQHIRRDSATSNICTAQVLLAIIASTYAVYHGPTGLRAIAHKIQQLTSALASGLKKLGYELSDEPVFDTLSIQTGERTSEIITRARTQQVNLRIDPNTSDQAATVGISIDETTNLSQIAELLTIFAGDNPVPSLESLTPESLPASLSRTSSYLTHSVFNQYHSETELLRYLYSLQKKDLSLADAMIPLGSCTMKLNATAEMMPITWPEFGQIHPFAPLSQTKGYQELFTQLEDWLCNITGFAGISLQPNAGSQGEYAGLLVIREYHKNRGEGHRNICLIPQSAHGTNPASAVMAGMKVVGVKCDDDGNIDVEDLIAKAEKHKANLSALMVTYPSTHGVFEESIKRVCEIIHTQGGQVYMDGANMNAQVGLCSPGDIGADVCHLNLHKTFCIPHGGGGPGVGPIGVAAHLVPFLPGHSLVDTRLESGEDKRIGAVSAAPWGSSSILPISWMYIQMMGFDGLKKASEVAILSANYIAKRLEDHYDILYKGSSGLVAHECIIDLREFKKTAQINVDDIAKRMIDYGFHPPTMSWPVAGTIMVEPTESESLSELDRFCDAMIAIRAEIEQIESGVCALEESPLHYAPHTTADLVEEWHRAYSPEVAVFPTEWTRDRKFWPSVNRIDQAFGDRNLVCTCPSMDEFAE, from the coding sequence ATGTCTTACGACCTAACAACTTCTACCGAAGAAGTAATCGCTTCGGATTCAGTCCTTACAGCACCTCCAACCACCAAAGAACGTCCTAGCTGGATACAGTCAATAGGCACCGACCGCTTTGATAGCCGTCATCTAGGACCTACTGACTCTGAGATTGAGCAGATGCTGAAAGTGCTTGGGACGGAAACAGTCGATGCGCTGATCAACGCGGCAGTACCAGCAGGCATTCGACTCAACCAGCCATTGAAAGTGGGTACGGCACTGAGTGAGACAGAAGCTCTAAAGAAGATTGCCGAGATAGCAGCGCAAAATCAGGTCTATCGTAGCTACATTGGCTTGGGCTATCACGCTTGCGTAACGCCGCCTGTCATTCAGCGCAATATTCTAGAGAATCCGGGCTGGTATACACAGTACACCCCTTATCAGCCAGAGATTTCTCAAGGTCGCCTAGAAGCGCTGCTAAACTATCAAACGATGGTCACTGATCTAACTGGCCTAGAAATTGCTAACGCCTCACTCTTAGATGAAGGGACAGCCGCGGCTGAGGCAATGAGTATGAGCTTCGGCGTTTGTAAGAATAAGCAGGCGATCGCCGCTAAGCAATTTTGGGTCTCGGCCGCCTGTCATCCCCAGACAATTGAGGTTATTCGAACTCGCGCTCAGCCATTAGGAATCACTGTCGTTATCGGTGACCATACCCAGCCAATAGCCGCAGACGAACCGTACTTTGGTATGTTGTTGCAATATCCTGCTACAGACGGTGCTATCTATGACTACACCGAGTTTATTGAACAGGCTCACCAAACTGGTGCGATCATCACCGTTGCTGCCGATCTGCTTAGCCTGACGCTGCTGAGAGCACCCGGCGAATTCGGCGCGGATATCGCCGTTGGCAATACTCAAAGATTTGGCGTTCCGTTGGGCTATGGAGGTCCCCATGCCGCTTATTTTGCCACCAAACAAGCCTACGCCCGCAAGCTACCAGGTCGCCTTGTTGGACTTTCAAAAGACAGTAAAGGTAGGCCTGCTTTGCGTCTAGCGCTGCAAACTAGAGAACAGCACATTCGCCGCGATTCAGCGACTAGCAATATCTGTACTGCTCAAGTTCTTCTTGCTATTATCGCTAGTACCTACGCTGTCTACCATGGTCCCACGGGTCTAAGAGCGATCGCCCACAAAATCCAACAGCTTACAAGTGCCTTGGCCAGTGGGCTGAAAAAGCTAGGTTACGAGCTAAGCGATGAGCCCGTTTTCGATACGCTATCAATTCAAACTGGTGAGCGAACATCAGAAATTATTACTCGGGCGCGCACGCAACAAGTCAATCTTCGAATCGACCCAAATACATCAGACCAGGCCGCTACAGTCGGCATCTCTATTGATGAAACAACAAATCTTAGTCAGATTGCTGAACTGTTGACAATATTTGCAGGAGATAATCCTGTTCCTAGCTTAGAATCTCTGACACCAGAGTCACTTCCCGCTTCGCTGAGCCGGACATCGAGCTATCTTACACATTCTGTATTCAATCAATATCATAGTGAAACAGAGCTGTTGCGCTACCTCTATAGCCTACAAAAGAAAGATCTTTCCTTAGCCGATGCCATGATTCCGCTTGGCTCTTGCACTATGAAGCTAAATGCAACCGCCGAGATGATGCCCATTACCTGGCCAGAATTTGGACAGATCCACCCGTTTGCGCCGCTTTCGCAGACCAAAGGTTATCAGGAGCTTTTCACTCAGCTAGAAGATTGGCTATGTAATATCACTGGCTTTGCCGGTATCTCTTTGCAGCCCAATGCTGGCTCTCAGGGCGAATATGCTGGTCTGCTAGTAATCCGTGAATACCACAAAAATCGCGGTGAGGGTCATCGTAATATCTGTTTGATTCCTCAATCGGCGCACGGCACCAACCCCGCGAGTGCGGTGATGGCAGGCATGAAGGTTGTCGGCGTGAAATGTGATGATGACGGCAACATCGATGTAGAAGATCTGATCGCTAAAGCTGAAAAGCATAAAGCAAATCTATCAGCGCTGATGGTAACCTATCCCTCCACACACGGCGTCTTTGAAGAAAGTATCAAAAGAGTCTGTGAAATCATTCATACTCAGGGAGGGCAAGTCTATATGGATGGGGCCAATATGAACGCGCAAGTTGGCCTGTGCAGTCCTGGCGATATTGGCGCTGATGTTTGTCATCTCAATTTGCATAAGACATTCTGCATTCCTCATGGTGGGGGCGGACCAGGTGTGGGACCTATTGGCGTAGCGGCCCATCTAGTTCCCTTCCTTCCTGGCCATAGCCTAGTTGATACTAGACTCGAAAGCGGAGAGGACAAAAGAATTGGCGCTGTTTCTGCCGCACCTTGGGGAAGTTCAAGCATTTTGCCAATTTCTTGGATGTATATTCAGATGATGGGCTTTGACGGTTTAAAGAAGGCGAGTGAAGTCGCTATCTTGAGTGCTAACTACATTGCCAAACGATTAGAAGATCACTACGACATTTTGTACAAAGGTAGCAGTGGGCTAGTTGCCCATGAGTGCATTATTGATTTGCGTGAGTTCAAAAAGACGGCACAGATCAACGTGGACGACATTGCTAAACGGATGATTGACTATGGTTTTCATCCGCCAACGATGTCTTGGCCGGTCGCTGGAACCATTATGGTAGAGCCCACCGAGAGTGAGTCTTTAAGTGAGCTGGATCGCTTCTGTGATGCGATGATTGCGATTCGCGCTGAGATTGAACAGATCGAGTCGGGAGTCTGCGCGCTTGAGGAGAGCCCTCTACACTACGCACCTCATACCACCGCTGATCTAGTTGAAGAATGGCACCGAGCCTATTCGCCTGAAGTTGCTGTCTTTCCAACTGAGTGGACACGCGATCGCAAGTTTTGGCCCAGCGTCAATCGGATCGATCAGGCATTTGGCGATCGCAACCTAGTCTGCACCTGTCCTTCCATGGATGAGTTTGCAGAATAA
- the gcvT gene encoding glycine cleavage system aminomethyltransferase GcvT — protein sequence MANLLRTPLHALYLEQKAKMMPFSGWEMPVQFSGILQEHAAVRESAGAFDISHMGKFVLTGEDVIIHLQKLVPSDLSRLTSGKAQYTVLLNEQGGIIDDLIVYHQGEVEEGKVEGAVGKRREKVTLIVNAGTTHKDKSWLEAHLPNTVDLQDLSQTQALIAVQGPSAAAKLHQLCPEEDLKSISRYSHHTGQLFGRPAFFARTGYTGEDGFEVMVPVDAARELWQQLIEIAVVPCGLGARDTLRLEAAMALYGQDIDNSTTPLEAGLSWLVHLDKSSDFIGRSVLEKQKSTGPSRRLVGLTLAGRNIARHDYPIMHNATPVGTITSGTLSPTLGYPIALGYVPTAIAKVGTTVEVAIRNKAFPATIVKRPFYKSAK from the coding sequence ATGGCTAATCTGCTTCGCACACCGCTACACGCCCTATACCTAGAGCAAAAAGCGAAGATGATGCCTTTTTCTGGCTGGGAAATGCCTGTTCAGTTCAGCGGCATCCTCCAAGAGCATGCTGCTGTAAGAGAAAGCGCTGGTGCCTTTGATATCTCTCACATGGGTAAGTTTGTGCTAACCGGAGAAGACGTAATCATACATCTTCAAAAGCTAGTGCCCTCAGATCTATCTAGGCTCACTTCTGGCAAAGCACAATATACTGTCCTACTCAACGAACAAGGTGGCATCATTGACGATCTAATCGTCTATCACCAAGGCGAAGTAGAGGAAGGCAAAGTAGAGGGAGCTGTAGGCAAACGAAGAGAGAAGGTTACACTCATTGTCAATGCGGGCACTACTCATAAAGATAAGTCCTGGCTTGAAGCACACCTTCCTAACACCGTTGATCTCCAGGACCTTTCCCAAACACAAGCACTCATCGCAGTTCAAGGCCCTTCAGCCGCCGCCAAACTTCACCAGCTCTGCCCAGAAGAAGATCTGAAGTCTATCTCTCGCTATAGCCACCACACAGGTCAGCTATTCGGTCGTCCTGCCTTCTTCGCTCGAACGGGCTACACCGGAGAAGATGGCTTTGAAGTAATGGTGCCAGTTGATGCCGCGCGTGAACTATGGCAGCAGCTAATTGAAATCGCTGTCGTTCCCTGTGGCTTGGGTGCTAGAGACACTCTGCGATTAGAAGCCGCAATGGCCCTATACGGCCAGGATATAGACAATAGCACCACTCCACTAGAAGCAGGTCTTAGCTGGCTTGTCCATCTAGACAAATCCTCAGACTTCATTGGTCGCAGCGTCTTAGAAAAGCAAAAGTCAACAGGCCCAAGTCGCCGTCTCGTTGGTCTTACGCTAGCTGGGCGCAACATCGCTCGTCACGACTACCCCATCATGCACAACGCTACGCCTGTCGGTACCATCACCAGTGGTACGCTTTCCCCTACCCTCGGCTACCCCATCGCCCTAGGCTACGTCCCCACAGCCATAGCCAAAGTTGGCACAACTGTAGAAGTCGCTATTCGCAATAAAGCTTTTCCGGCCACCATCGTCAAACGTCCCTTCTATAAATCTGCAAAATAG